The following are from one region of the Halarcobacter sp. genome:
- a CDS encoding metal ABC transporter solute-binding protein, Zn/Mn family, translating to MKLILFMLLSLSSIVLAKEVTVSILPQKYFVDKIAKGKVDVNVMVKPGASPATYEPKTSQMKLLSKSIAYFSIGVPFEKVWLEKFESANKNMLMVDTSEGIKKLPMAAHHHYEDEEHADEHHEHEEHVDEHHEHEEHADEHHDEHKEHAHEDSGLDPHVWLEPTLVKIQAKNIYNALVKVDSENKEFYKNNLDKFLAELDTLDKKIESILENYEHKAFMVFHPSWGYFSKRYELEQISIEIEGKEPKPAQLVELVQEAKKHDIKIVFVAPQFSQKGAKTISKSINGNVATINPLAEKWDENLIKVAEEIAKSYK from the coding sequence ATGAAATTAATATTATTTATGTTGTTAAGTTTAAGTAGTATAGTTCTTGCAAAAGAAGTTACAGTATCTATACTTCCTCAAAAATATTTTGTAGATAAAATAGCAAAGGGTAAAGTTGATGTAAATGTAATGGTTAAACCAGGAGCTAGTCCTGCAACTTACGAACCTAAAACATCACAAATGAAACTTTTATCTAAATCTATTGCATATTTTTCAATTGGAGTTCCATTTGAAAAAGTGTGGTTAGAAAAATTTGAAAGTGCAAATAAAAATATGCTTATGGTTGATACTTCTGAAGGTATAAAAAAGCTTCCAATGGCGGCACATCACCATTATGAAGATGAAGAACATGCAGATGAACACCATGAACATGAAGAGCATGTAGATGAGCATCATGAACATGAAGAGCATGCAGATGAACATCATGACGAACATAAAGAGCATGCACATGAGGATTCTGGCTTAGACCCACATGTGTGGCTAGAACCAACTTTAGTAAAAATTCAGGCAAAAAATATTTATAACGCTTTAGTAAAAGTAGATTCAGAAAATAAAGAGTTCTATAAAAATAATTTAGATAAATTTTTAGCTGAGTTAGATACCTTAGATAAAAAAATTGAATCAATATTAGAAAATTATGAGCATAAAGCATTTATGGTATTTCACCCATCTTGGGGATATTTTTCAAAAAGATATGAATTAGAACAAATTTCAATTGAAATTGAAGGTAAAGAGCCAAAACCTGCACAACTTGTAGAGTTAGTTCAAGAAGCAAAAAAACATGATATAAAAATAGTTTTTGTAGCTCCTCAATTTTCTCAAAAAGGTGCTAAAACAATATCTAAGAGTATAAATGGTAATGTTGCTACAATCAATCCCTTAGCTGAAAAGTGGGACGAAAATTTAATAAAAGTAGCTGAAGAAATTGCAAAATCGTATAAATAA
- a CDS encoding transcriptional repressor, giving the protein MNLENISKTIKLTSARKAILEILISSNKPLCYEDIKDNISMDKATFYRNIIKFEEESIISSFESNDKKRYYEIAKTKHSHFICNECSKIECIHEKIDVDLKGYEIDNIIIKGICPKCLNKQEK; this is encoded by the coding sequence ATGAACTTAGAAAATATATCAAAAACAATAAAACTTACCTCAGCAAGAAAAGCTATACTTGAAATACTAATCTCTTCAAACAAACCTTTATGTTATGAAGATATTAAAGACAATATTAGCATGGATAAAGCTACTTTTTATAGAAATATAATTAAGTTTGAAGAGGAATCAATAATTAGTTCTTTTGAATCAAATGACAAAAAAAGATATTATGAAATAGCTAAAACTAAACATTCCCATTTTATTTGTAATGAGTGTTCTAAAATAGAGTGTATACATGAAAAAATTGATGTAGATTTAAAAGGATATGAGATCGATAATATTATTATAAAAGGAATTTGCCCTAAATGTTTAAACAAACAGGAGAAATAA
- a CDS encoding methyl-accepting chemotaxis protein, whose protein sequence is MGIKQKIIVSFLVLIGISIISNIYISYNIHNVKSNFNEVTEKDFAGITVLLEADRDSYQSNIAMSQIFNVEDKKKIEKLTESVNSNLQQVADRFKKFEKLLNKEMPEHKSKFNDFDDSYSKVQTHTKKLLSLVNENNIEDAKKYYFNVYINDYETMRDLIDFFTQETYHVVEANKNNTLSLISNSFTTFVVIALIIIVIGIVFTVLLGRNINNSIEKFRDGLLGFFSYLNKEKSTVELLDDSSNDEIAKIATVVNKNIENTKQLLEQDFALIEDVKRVVALVKDGNIKEKIEKSTHNQSLEELKTIFNDMLFAISKTVADDLNAIKKALNEYQKLNFTFRIENTKGETAEGLNTLANIINEMLVDNKTNGLTLQNSAYTLLANVDKLSSASNEAAASLEETAAALEEITSNISHNTENVVKMAQNANELKKSSSEGEKLATQTTTAMDSINEQVTAINDAISVIDQIAFQTNILSLNAAVEAATAGEAGKGFAVVAQEVRNLASRSAEAAKEIKDLVESATVKANDGKNIADIMIKGYVGLNKNINTTLELISDVEVASKEQQSGIVQINDAINLLDRQTQQNAAVANETKDIAEQTQDIANEIVKEADEKEFIGKDNISASSHKNNTSSKPVVSQTKISKPIKNEPKKVSESKPSTGNTITPNNNDDDEWESF, encoded by the coding sequence ATGGGTATAAAACAAAAAATAATAGTTTCATTTTTAGTACTAATTGGAATATCAATTATTTCAAATATTTATATTTCGTACAATATACATAATGTAAAATCAAATTTCAATGAAGTAACAGAAAAAGATTTTGCAGGTATAACAGTATTATTAGAAGCAGATAGAGACTCTTATCAATCAAATATTGCGATGTCTCAGATATTCAATGTAGAAGATAAGAAAAAAATAGAGAAATTAACAGAAAGTGTTAATAGCAATTTACAACAAGTTGCTGACAGATTTAAAAAATTTGAAAAACTTTTGAATAAAGAGATGCCAGAACACAAATCAAAATTCAATGATTTTGATGACTCTTACTCAAAAGTACAAACACATACTAAAAAGCTACTTTCTTTAGTAAATGAAAATAATATTGAAGATGCAAAAAAATACTACTTCAATGTTTATATAAATGATTATGAAACAATGAGAGATTTAATTGATTTTTTTACACAAGAAACATATCATGTGGTTGAAGCAAATAAAAACAATACCTTATCACTTATTAGTAATTCTTTTACTACTTTTGTTGTAATTGCACTTATAATCATTGTTATTGGTATTGTATTCACAGTTTTACTAGGTAGAAATATTAATAATTCAATTGAAAAATTTAGAGATGGATTATTAGGATTTTTCTCATATTTAAATAAAGAAAAGTCAACTGTAGAACTACTTGATGATAGTTCAAATGACGAAATAGCTAAAATTGCTACTGTTGTAAATAAAAATATTGAAAATACAAAACAACTACTAGAACAAGATTTTGCATTAATTGAAGATGTGAAAAGAGTAGTTGCATTGGTAAAAGATGGTAATATAAAAGAGAAAATTGAAAAATCAACACATAATCAATCCCTAGAAGAGTTAAAAACAATTTTTAATGATATGTTATTTGCTATTTCAAAAACAGTTGCAGATGATTTAAATGCTATAAAAAAAGCATTAAATGAGTACCAAAAACTAAACTTCACATTTAGAATTGAAAACACAAAAGGTGAAACTGCTGAAGGATTAAATACATTAGCAAATATCATCAATGAGATGTTGGTTGATAATAAAACAAATGGTTTAACTCTTCAAAATAGTGCTTATACTCTTTTAGCAAATGTAGATAAGCTAAGCAGTGCTTCAAATGAAGCAGCAGCAAGTTTAGAAGAAACAGCCGCAGCATTAGAAGAGATAACCTCAAATATCTCACATAATACAGAGAATGTAGTAAAAATGGCTCAAAATGCAAATGAACTTAAAAAATCATCTTCTGAGGGTGAAAAACTTGCAACTCAAACAACTACTGCAATGGATAGTATAAACGAACAAGTAACTGCTATCAATGATGCTATTTCAGTTATTGACCAAATTGCTTTCCAAACTAATATTCTATCTTTAAATGCAGCTGTTGAAGCTGCTACTGCTGGTGAAGCTGGTAAAGGTTTTGCTGTTGTTGCACAAGAGGTTAGAAACCTTGCAAGTAGATCTGCAGAAGCTGCTAAAGAGATTAAGGATTTAGTTGAAAGTGCTACAGTTAAAGCTAATGATGGTAAAAATATTGCTGATATTATGATTAAAGGTTATGTAGGACTTAACAAAAATATCAACACTACTTTAGAGCTTATCTCTGATGTTGAAGTTGCTAGTAAAGAGCAACAATCTGGTATTGTTCAAATTAATGATGCTATTAATTTATTAGATAGACAAACTCAACAAAATGCTGCTGTTGCAAATGAAACTAAAGATATTGCTGAACAAACTCAGGATATTGCAAATGAGATTGTTAAAGAAGCTGATGAAAAAGAGTTTATTGGTAAAGATAATATCTCTGCTTCTTCTCATAAAAACAATACATCATCTAAGCCTGTTGTTTCTCAAACTAAAATTTCTAAACCTATTAAAAATGAACCTAAAAAGGTATCTGAATCTAAACCTTCTACAGGTAATACTATTACACCTAATAATAATGACGATGACGAGTGGGAAAGCTTCTAG
- a CDS encoding efflux RND transporter permease subunit, whose product MKNWINKMDFAKFSIKNKLLIYMLTILGVAYGLFVYEKIGKLQDPEFTIKDALIITNYPGATAVEVEKEVSNRIEETIQTLPYVKRIITKNSAGQSLIIVRMKDKYKSKDLQQIWDELRKKIGETYLPPRVDRPYINDDFGDVYGIMLSIYGDEYSYEELKDYVDFLKKELILVEGVGKIDTFGEQQRALIIEINKEKLAQLGISKTQIINELYIKNLIPNFGRINVGTEFIRVNADGFSSVKELENIIIKGEASTSQIFLKDIAKIKDSYEEPSSELLKYDGHNSIAIGISTAKGGNVVKMGELIDQKLKELEKDKPLGIKIGVISHQGKDVKKSINSFIINLIQAVGIVIIVLLLFMGLRSGLIIGTVLLVTIIVSFIFMPMLGILLERVSLGALIIALGMLVDNAIVVVDGILVRINRGMNPKEAASKVVKQTAWPLLGATIIAILAFGAIGLSEDSTGEFTRSLFFVVMISLGLSWVTAMTLTPILAVQFLKPHRKKRDNQQSSEDEYKSIIYRLYGSTLKFALNHRFLIVLVALIIFVLSLMNFKYVKQSFFPDSSRPQIIVDYFLPQGSSIETTTKYLDNLNEDILNVKGVEHISTFIGSGSLRFILTYDPEKPNPAFAQMLIDVKDYTKSEQIIKEIENIAKNRYPDLNVYGKKFILGPGDGGKVQAKIFGKDLDKIRFYEQKVYKIFEESPYSKGVRGDWRNRVKVLKPVISYEKANLNGITKDNIAQAILDTFQGRRIGVYRDGTELLPIILRAPKTEREDVKNLENIQIFSPVANKMIPLKQLITSYKTVFEDDIIYKYNRKRALTIHADPIEGKLPNDLLFDIKDKVDNIDFEDGYYVQWHGQYKSSNDAKKPIIQSLPLFFILMVLIMVALFNSLKKTLIIWLAVPFALIGVVLGLLIMDLPFGFMSLLGFLSLSGMLIKNAIVLIDEITLENEINKLPLNEAIYHSGINRLRAVSMAALTTALGMIPLVSDPFFASMAVVIIFGLVVATMLTMILVPVFYAIFYKAEKLN is encoded by the coding sequence ATGAAAAATTGGATAAATAAAATGGATTTTGCAAAATTTAGTATAAAAAATAAATTACTAATCTATATGCTCACAATTTTAGGTGTAGCCTATGGATTGTTTGTTTATGAAAAAATAGGAAAGCTTCAAGACCCTGAATTTACAATTAAAGATGCCTTGATTATTACAAATTATCCAGGAGCAACAGCTGTAGAGGTAGAAAAAGAGGTTTCAAATAGAATTGAAGAGACTATTCAAACCTTACCTTATGTAAAAAGAATAATTACAAAAAATAGTGCAGGACAATCTTTAATAATTGTACGGATGAAAGATAAATATAAATCAAAGGATCTTCAACAAATCTGGGATGAACTTAGGAAAAAAATAGGAGAAACCTATTTACCTCCAAGAGTAGATAGACCTTATATAAATGACGATTTTGGGGATGTTTATGGAATTATGTTATCAATTTATGGGGATGAATACTCTTATGAAGAATTAAAAGATTATGTAGACTTTTTGAAAAAAGAGTTAATATTGGTTGAGGGTGTTGGAAAAATTGATACATTTGGGGAACAACAAAGAGCTTTAATAATAGAAATAAATAAAGAAAAATTGGCTCAACTTGGAATTTCTAAGACGCAAATAATAAATGAATTGTATATAAAAAATTTAATACCAAATTTTGGTAGGATAAATGTTGGAACAGAGTTTATAAGAGTAAATGCAGATGGTTTTTCAAGTGTAAAAGAGTTAGAGAATATTATTATCAAAGGTGAGGCTAGTACTTCTCAAATATTTTTAAAAGATATTGCTAAAATCAAAGATTCATATGAAGAACCTAGTAGTGAACTTTTAAAATATGATGGTCATAATTCAATTGCAATAGGGATATCTACTGCAAAGGGTGGAAATGTTGTAAAAATGGGAGAATTAATTGACCAAAAGTTAAAAGAACTGGAAAAAGATAAACCTTTGGGTATCAAAATTGGTGTAATTTCCCATCAAGGTAAAGATGTAAAAAAATCAATTAATTCTTTTATAATAAATTTAATCCAAGCAGTAGGTATTGTAATTATAGTGTTACTACTTTTTATGGGTTTACGTTCAGGTTTGATAATAGGAACTGTTTTATTAGTAACTATTATTGTAAGTTTTATTTTTATGCCTATGCTTGGTATTTTACTTGAAAGGGTATCTTTAGGAGCTTTAATAATAGCTCTTGGGATGTTAGTTGATAATGCAATAGTTGTTGTAGATGGAATTTTAGTTCGTATAAATAGGGGAATGAATCCAAAAGAAGCAGCTTCTAAAGTTGTAAAACAAACAGCTTGGCCTTTACTTGGTGCAACTATTATTGCGATTTTAGCTTTTGGTGCAATTGGATTATCAGAAGATTCAACAGGGGAGTTTACTAGGTCTTTATTTTTTGTAGTGATGATATCTTTAGGTTTATCATGGGTTACTGCAATGACTTTAACTCCTATTTTAGCAGTGCAGTTTTTAAAACCACATAGAAAAAAAAGAGATAATCAACAATCATCTGAAGATGAATATAAATCTATAATCTATAGATTATATGGTAGTACTTTAAAGTTTGCATTAAACCATAGATTTTTGATTGTTTTAGTTGCTTTAATAATATTTGTATTATCTTTAATGAATTTCAAATATGTTAAACAAAGTTTTTTCCCTGATTCTTCAAGACCTCAAATTATTGTTGATTACTTTCTTCCTCAAGGCTCATCAATAGAAACTACAACAAAATATCTTGATAATCTAAATGAAGATATCTTAAATGTAAAAGGAGTTGAACATATCTCAACTTTTATAGGAAGTGGTAGTTTAAGATTTATCTTAACTTATGATCCAGAAAAGCCAAATCCTGCATTTGCACAGATGTTGATTGATGTAAAAGATTACACAAAATCTGAACAGATAATCAAAGAGATTGAAAACATAGCAAAAAATAGATATCCAGATTTAAATGTATATGGAAAAAAATTTATTTTAGGACCAGGTGATGGGGGAAAAGTCCAAGCAAAAATATTTGGAAAAGATTTAGATAAGATAAGATTTTATGAGCAAAAAGTTTATAAAATATTTGAGGAATCACCTTATTCAAAAGGTGTAAGAGGTGATTGGAGAAATAGAGTTAAAGTTTTAAAACCTGTAATCTCTTACGAAAAAGCAAATTTAAATGGAATAACAAAAGATAATATAGCTCAAGCAATTTTAGATACCTTTCAAGGAAGAAGAATAGGTGTCTATAGAGATGGTACAGAGCTTTTACCAATAATTTTAAGAGCACCAAAAACGGAAAGAGAAGATGTTAAAAATTTAGAAAATATACAAATTTTCTCCCCTGTAGCAAATAAAATGATACCTTTAAAACAACTAATTACATCATATAAAACAGTTTTTGAAGATGATATTATCTATAAATACAATAGAAAAAGAGCATTAACTATTCATGCTGATCCTATTGAAGGAAAACTTCCAAATGATTTACTTTTTGATATAAAAGATAAAGTTGATAATATTGATTTTGAAGATGGATATTATGTGCAATGGCATGGACAATATAAAAGTTCAAATGATGCTAAAAAACCAATTATTCAATCACTTCCTTTATTTTTTATTTTGATGGTTCTAATTATGGTTGCTTTATTTAATTCCCTTAAAAAAACACTTATTATTTGGTTAGCTGTACCTTTTGCTTTAATAGGGGTTGTTTTGGGACTTTTAATTATGGATTTACCTTTTGGATTTATGTCTTTACTTGGATTTTTGTCCCTTTCTGGTATGTTAATAAAAAATGCAATTGTTTTAATTGATGAAATAACTTTAGAAAATGAGATAAATAAATTACCTTTAAATGAAGCAATATATCATTCAGGGATAAATAGATTAAGAGCTGTATCTATGGCTGCACTGACAACAGCTCTTGGGATGATACCTCTTGTTAGTGATCCATTTTTTGCATCTATGGCAGTTGTTATTATTTTTGGATTGGTTGTAGCTACAATGCTTACAATGATTTTAGTTCCAGTATTTTATGCAATTTTTTATAAAGCAGAAAAATTAAACTAA
- a CDS encoding DMT family transporter yields the protein MTESNKNIFYFLLFLAMVGWGASWVNVKVLSSYINEFETMFLRFFITAITMIPIILVLKKSFKIDLKSLLLVIITAIVFISYMKYFFLGTKYGTASLGGAFVTTLIPINTFLILALFGNRKIEKKDAIALFIGAIGVMTMLNVWSFNLEEIFTVHNMYFILASIFWPIVTILSSKSTKISPIVFTFYLYVVTSVLNIIFFVDISEIDYSKFDKIFYINIFVLSIIASTFANTIYFLGIEKLGAREVSSFIFFVPFAAIILSAVFLKEEISISIIIGTALTIFAVKILNNIKIFKKRKT from the coding sequence ATGACTGAATCAAATAAAAATATATTCTATTTCTTATTATTCCTTGCAATGGTTGGATGGGGAGCATCTTGGGTAAATGTTAAAGTTTTAAGTTCATATATAAATGAGTTTGAAACTATGTTTTTAAGATTTTTTATAACTGCTATTACGATGATACCAATTATTTTAGTACTAAAAAAATCTTTTAAAATTGATTTAAAAAGTTTATTACTGGTAATTATTACAGCAATTGTTTTTATATCATATATGAAATACTTTTTTCTTGGAACTAAATATGGAACTGCTAGTTTAGGTGGTGCTTTTGTAACAACTTTAATACCTATAAATACTTTTTTAATATTAGCATTATTTGGAAATAGAAAAATAGAAAAAAAAGATGCAATAGCATTGTTTATTGGTGCAATTGGGGTAATGACTATGTTAAATGTATGGAGTTTTAATCTAGAAGAGATATTTACTGTTCATAATATGTATTTTATACTTGCTTCTATTTTTTGGCCTATAGTTACAATTTTAAGTTCTAAATCAACTAAAATATCTCCAATAGTATTTACTTTTTATTTGTATGTTGTAACTTCTGTTTTAAATATAATATTTTTTGTTGATATAAGTGAGATTGATTACTCTAAATTTGATAAGATTTTTTATATAAATATATTTGTATTAAGTATAATCGCTTCAACTTTTGCCAATACAATTTATTTTTTAGGTATTGAAAAGCTAGGTGCAAGAGAGGTTAGTAGTTTTATCTTCTTTGTTCCTTTTGCAGCAATAATTTTAAGTGCAGTATTTTTAAAAGAAGAGATTAGTATCTCAATTATAATTGGTACAGCATTGACAATTTTTGCAGTTAAAATTCTAAACAATATAAAAATATTTAAAAAAAGAAAAACTTAA
- the nhaA gene encoding Na+/H+ antiporter NhaA, with translation MFKQTGEIKVIQKLITLEKFINKEALSGIILFIATVAAVIVANSSWGQDYYDLWHLPLGINLGGHEISMSLTYWIDDGLMALFFLMVGLEIKREMLIGELSTVSKAAFPIVAAIGGMLVPALIYVGFNTDNPYGFGIPMATDIAFALGILMLMGTRVNPALKLFLVALAVVDDLGAVLVVATVYTNEIHAGYFLHAGIIYALIWAMNIKGVKKLTPYLILGIGLWIYIHAIGIHATIAGVLLAFAIPINSKIDEKKFISDTRKDLDDFESHIDDIPVINHHQIDSLENIGYNYDKVQNPLIRLEHNLHGLSAFFIMPLFAFSNAGVLIDFSGVSQNLMIVLGVVLGLVIGKPIGILGLTYLATKLKIVEKPEELSWSEILAVGFIAGIGFTMSIFITHLAFVDETIIAAVKLAVFAASFIAAVIGVILLLSIKKV, from the coding sequence ATGTTTAAACAAACAGGAGAAATAAAAGTGATTCAAAAGTTAATTACTTTAGAAAAATTTATTAATAAAGAAGCATTAAGTGGTATTATACTTTTTATTGCAACTGTTGCTGCTGTAATTGTTGCAAACTCATCTTGGGGACAAGATTATTATGATCTTTGGCACCTTCCACTTGGCATAAACCTTGGTGGTCATGAAATCTCAATGAGTTTAACTTATTGGATTGATGATGGATTAATGGCTCTATTTTTCTTAATGGTAGGGCTTGAAATAAAAAGAGAAATGCTAATAGGTGAACTCTCAACTGTTTCAAAAGCAGCATTTCCAATAGTTGCAGCAATAGGAGGTATGTTAGTCCCTGCTTTAATTTATGTAGGTTTTAATACAGACAATCCTTATGGATTTGGTATCCCAATGGCAACAGATATTGCTTTTGCTTTAGGTATATTGATGCTTATGGGTACTAGAGTTAACCCTGCACTAAAACTATTTTTAGTTGCCCTTGCAGTTGTAGATGATTTAGGAGCTGTACTTGTAGTTGCAACTGTATATACAAATGAGATTCATGCAGGATATTTTTTACATGCAGGAATCATATATGCTTTAATTTGGGCAATGAATATCAAAGGTGTAAAAAAATTAACTCCATATTTAATATTAGGTATTGGATTATGGATATATATCCATGCAATTGGTATCCACGCAACTATTGCAGGTGTATTATTAGCTTTTGCTATTCCTATTAATTCGAAAATTGATGAAAAAAAATTTATATCAGATACAAGAAAAGATTTGGATGATTTTGAATCACATATTGATGATATTCCAGTTATCAATCACCATCAAATTGATTCCTTGGAAAATATTGGATACAACTATGATAAAGTGCAAAATCCTTTAATAAGATTAGAGCACAATTTACATGGCTTGTCTGCATTTTTTATTATGCCACTATTTGCTTTTTCAAATGCAGGTGTACTTATAGATTTTTCAGGAGTAAGTCAAAACCTAATGATCGTTTTAGGTGTAGTTTTGGGTCTAGTTATAGGAAAACCTATTGGTATTTTAGGTCTAACTTATCTTGCTACTAAACTAAAAATTGTAGAAAAACCAGAGGAACTTTCATGGAGTGAGATTTTAGCTGTAGGTTTTATTGCCGGTATTGGTTTTACAATGTCGATTTTTATTACACACTTAGCTTTTGTAGATGAAACTATTATTGCAGCAGTTAAACTAGCAGTATTTGCAGCCTCTTTCATAGCGGCTGTAATTGGAGTAATATTATTACTTAGCATAAAAAAAGTATAG
- a CDS encoding AraC family transcriptional regulator → MNKLQTFDKTIFEHVKKTNDQFTKHFHDTYTIGITHDGEFKSLHEKKTFYLYKNSTKVINPGEVHGGDSNSWKYTNFYPSIELVSQIYEQVFFEKKSPIFTEHTIDDIVLCNLLRQFFINTYSNSDKMETETSLITALSYLIKNYTHKTKTYEPIFNNKPIIKNSIEFIQDSLETNISLDDLALVTNLSKYHFLRTFKNTTGLTPHQYILIKRVEKGKELISKGINLNEIAYHTGFSDQSHFNRSFKRVYGYSPKTLNNNIFNTKL, encoded by the coding sequence ATGAATAAACTACAAACTTTTGATAAAACAATCTTTGAACATGTAAAAAAAACAAATGACCAATTTACAAAGCACTTCCACGATACTTACACTATTGGTATAACCCATGATGGAGAGTTTAAGTCTTTACATGAGAAAAAAACTTTTTATTTATATAAAAACTCAACAAAAGTGATTAACCCAGGAGAGGTTCATGGTGGAGACTCAAACTCTTGGAAATATACAAATTTTTATCCAAGTATAGAATTAGTAAGCCAAATATATGAACAAGTTTTTTTTGAGAAAAAGAGCCCTATTTTTACTGAGCATACAATAGATGATATTGTTTTGTGTAATCTATTAAGACAATTTTTTATCAATACATATTCAAATAGTGATAAGATGGAAACAGAAACAAGTCTTATAACAGCACTTTCATATTTGATAAAAAACTATACCCATAAAACAAAAACTTATGAGCCAATATTTAATAATAAACCTATTATAAAAAACTCAATCGAATTTATACAAGATTCTTTAGAAACAAATATTTCACTTGATGACTTAGCATTAGTTACAAATCTAAGTAAATACCATTTTTTAAGAACATTTAAAAATACTACTGGCCTAACACCCCATCAATATATTCTAATAAAAAGAGTAGAAAAAGGTAAAGAGCTTATCTCAAAGGGAATAAATCTAAATGAGATAGCATACCATACTGGGTTTAGCGATCAATCTCACTTTAATAGAAGTTTCAAAAGAGTTTATGGATATTCACCTAAAACTTTAAATAATAATATTTTTAATACCAAACTGTAG